Part of the Tidjanibacter massiliensis genome is shown below.
CATCGAAATCAAGGCACCGGAAGTCATCCTCCGCAACGAGAAGCGCATGCTTCAGGAGGCGGTGGACAGCCTGTTCGATAACTCGCGCAAGAACAACGCGGTAAAAACGGAGAGCAACCGACCGCTGAAATCGCTCAGCGACAGTCTCAAGGGGAAACAGGGACGTTTCCGCCAGAACCTCCTCGGTAAGCGTGTAGACTACTCGGCCCGTTCGGTCATCGTCGTGGGCCCGGAGCTCAAGATGCACGAGATGGGTATTCCGAAGGATATGGCGGCAGAACTCTACAAGCCGTTCATCATCCGCAAGCTCATCGAACGCGGCATTGTCAAGACCGTCAAATCGGCAAAGAAAATCATCGACAGGAAAGACCCCGTCATCTGGGACATCCTCGAAAATGTAATAAAAGGGCACCCGGTACTGATGAACCGTGCCCCTACCCTGCACCGTCTCGGTATCCAGGCCTTCCAGCCGAAGCTCATCGAAGGCAAGGCCCTGCAGCTCCATCCGCTGGCATGTACGGCATTCAACGCCGACTTCGACGGCGACCAGATGGCCGTACACCTGCCGCTGGGCAATGCCGCCATTCTGGAGGCGCAAATTCTCATGCTCGGTTCGCACAACATCCTGAACCCGGCCAACGGAGCGCCTATCACCGTTCCCTCGCAGGACATGGTGCTCGGCCTCTACTACATCACCAAATCGCGCCCCGGCGCCAAAGGCGAAGGGCTGGTATTCTACGGCCCGGAGGAGGCGATTATCGCCTACAACGAGGGCCGTGCCGACCTGCACGCCAAGGTAAGCGTAATGGTCGATACGGTGGATGAGGAGGGCAACCCGAAACGCGAACTCATCAAGGAGACGACTATCGGCCGTATCCTCTTCAACCAGGTGGTTCCGAAGGAGGTGGGATATATCAACACCCTCCTGAAGAAGAAGAACCTGCGCGACATCATCGGCGTCATCATGAAGAAAGCGGGCGCCGACAAGGCCGCCGTGTTCCTCGACGACATCAAGGCGCTCGGATATCAGATGGCCTTCAAGGGCGGCCTTTCGTTCAACCTCGACGCGGTACTGATACCGAAAGAAAAGGAACAGCTCGTTCGGGAAGGTTACGAAAAGGTGGACGAGGTGTACGAAAGCTACAACATGGGCTTCATCACCAACAACGAGCGTTACAATCAGGTCATAGACATCTGGACGCGCGTGAACTCGGAGCTCACCGAAACGGTGTCCCGCCAACTCGAAGCCGACATGGAGGGTTTCAACCCGGTATTCATGATGCTCGACTCCGGCGCCCGCGGTTCGCGCGAACAGATACGTCAGCTCTCCGGTATGCGCGGTCTGATGGCCAAGCCGCAGAAATCCGGTGCGGAAGGCGGTCAGGTCATCGAGAACCCGATTCTTTCGAACTTCAAGGAGGGTCTTTCGGTGCTGGAATACTTCATATCGACGCACGGTGCGCGTAAAGGTTTGGCCGATACCGCACTGAAGACGGCCGATGCAGGTTACCTCACCCGTCGTCTGGTGGACGTGGCCAACGACGTCATCGTGAACGAAGAGGACTGCGGCACGCTCCGCGGACTCACGGCCACGGCGACCAAACGGAACGAAGCCGTCGTGCAGACACTTTACGAGAAGATACTGGGGCGTGTGGCACTTACCGATGTCATCCATCCGCTCACGGGCGACATCATCGTGCGTGCCGGCGAGGAGATTACGGAGGAAGCCGCCGAAATCATCGAGAAATCGCCCATCGAACAGGTGGAAATACGTTCGGCACTCACCTGCGAATCGCGCCACGGCGTATGTGCGAAGTGCTACGGCCGCAACCTCTCCACGGGCCGCATGGTTCAGAAGGGTGAAGCGGTCGGCGTAATCGCCGCACAGAGTATCGGCGAGCCGGGTACGCAGCTGACGCTTCGTACATTCCACGTCGGCGGTGTGGCCAGCGGTTCGGCGGTGGACAACCAGGTCGTCGCACGCTACGGCGGCCGTCTGGAAATCGACGACCTGAAGGTCATCAAGCACAAGGACAAGGACGGCGAAACGGTCAACATCGTGGTGAGCCGTCTCTCCGAAATGCGTATCGTGGACAACCACACGGATATCGTGCTCTACACGCACAACCTGCCTTACGGTTCGCACCTCTTCAAGTTCGACGGGGATGAAATCCAGAACGGCGACGTAATCTGCGAATGGGACCCGTTCAACGCGGTCATCATATCGGAACACGACGGTAAGATAGCATTCGACAACATCATCGAAGGCGTCACCTACCGCGACGAGTCCGACGAACAGACCGGTCTGCGCGAGAAAGTCATCATCGAAAGCAGGGACAAGACGAAGAACCCCGTCATCCGCATCCTCGACAACGAGGGCAACGAAGTGAAACAGTACAACCTGCCGGTAGGCGCACACATCGTGGTGAAGGAGAACGCCAAAATCAAGGCGGGCGATACCCTCATCAAGATACCGCGTGCCTTCGGCAAGGCGGGCGACATCACGGGCGGTCTGCCCCGCGTTACGGAGCTGTTCGAGGCCCGCAACCCGTCGAACCCGGCCATCGTGTCGGAAATCGACGGCGAGGTTTCGTTCGGCAAAATCAAGCGTGGTAACCGCGAGATTATCATCACCTCTAAGGGCGGCGATATCCGCCGGTATCTCGTGCCGCTGTCGCGCCAGATACTTGTCCAGGAGAACGACTACGTGAAAGCAGGCATGCCGCTCTCCGACGGAGCCATCACCCCGAGCGACATCCTCGCCATTCAGGGCCCGACCAAGGTACAGGAGTACATCGTCAACGAAGTACAGGAAGTGTACCGCGGACAGGGCGTGAAGATAAACGATAAGCATTTCGAGATTATCGTGCGCCAGATGATGAACAAGGTGCAGATTCAGGACCCGGGCGACACGCGGTTCCTCGAAGAGCAAATCGTGGACAAGTGGGAATTCATGGAGGAGAACGACTCCCTCTACGACAAGGTGGTCGTAACCGACGCCGGAGATTCGCAGAACGTACAGCCGGGCATGATAATTTCGATGCGCAAGCTGCGCGACGAGAACTCCATCCTCAAACGCAAGGACCAGAAACTGGTCGAGGTACGGGACATCGTACCGGCCACATCGAGCCAGATCCTGCAAGGTATCACTCGGGCGGCCCTTCAGACGAGCAGTTTCATGTCGGCGGCATCTTTCCAGGAGACGACCAAAGTGCTCAACGAAGCGGCCATCCACGGCAAGGTGGACCCGCTGGAAAACCTCAAGGAGAACGTCATCTGCGGTCACCTGATACCTGCCGGTACGGGCGTCCGCGACTGGGACCACATCCTCGTGGGTTCGCAGAAGGAGTACGAAGCGATGGCGGAAAACGCAGAAGCGAAATAACCGTTGCAAAGAGTGGGAAAAAGGGGAGGAACATGGTTCCTCCCCTTTTTCTTTTCCAGAGATTATGCCGCGGTAAGACACTCTGCATACACGGGGAAAATACAAAAAGGATAAGCGACAGCCCAGGAAGATTTGACGAAAAAATGCAACATCCCGGTACTTTGAAATTCGGCATGAACTTCGGAGACGGAAGGTTGAATCGATTCGAATTGCGTTTGCAGTTTGCAGGAAGGACGGAACGGATTACACTTTTCCCTTTTTCTGTATCTGTATGAACCGCTCTCCGATGCGGCAGGAGCGTATGGCACAGGAAATTTCCACCGGGACACCTCCGTTGCAGCTATTTAAACACCCTCCAATACAAATAAGAAAGCGGGAAAGGAAACACTCCCCTCCCCGCTTCCACACATCGCAGGCCGACTTGCACACAGCCTACCGATGCTCCTGCCTCTCCCAAAAGGAGAGGGGCAGGATACCGTCTACTTTCTGTAAATCTTGGCGTATCCGTAAACCGCCTCGTCGCCGAGCTCCTCCTCGATACGGAGCAACTGATTGTACTTGGCCATACGGTCGGAACGCGACATCGAACCGGTCTTAATCTGGCCGGAGTTCGTAGCCACCGCAATGTCGGCGATGGTTGCATCCTCCGTCTCTCCGGAACGGTGCGAAGTCACGCTGGTATAGCCGGCACGATGGGCCATCTCGATGGCGTCCATCGTCTCGGTCAGCGTACCTATCTGATTCACCTTGATAAGGATGGAATTGGCACACCCCATCTCGATTCCTTTTTTGAGGAACTCCACGTTCGTCACGAAGAGGTCGTCGCCCACGAGCTGGCAGCGTCCACCGAGTTTCGCCGTAAGAAGCTGCCACCCTTCCCAGTCGTTCTCGCTCATACCGTCCTCTATCGAATCTATCGGATATTTCGCAACGAGCTCTTCAAGATAAGCCACCTGCTCGGCCGAGGTACGCTTGGCACCCTTGGCACCTTCAAACTTGGTGTAATCGTAGATGCCGTCCGCATAGAACTCGCTCGACGCACAGTCCATGGCAATGGCCACATCGCCGCCATCCTCCTTGCGTCCCGGCTTGTAACCTGCCCTTTTGATAGCCTCTATGATGGATTCGATTGCATCTTCGGTACCGTTCAGTGCCGGGGCGAAACCGCCCTCGTCACCCACTGCGGTGCTCAGGCCGCGTTCATGCAGCACTTTCTTGAGGTTGTGGAATACTTCCGACCCCATCCTGAGTCCCTCTCGGAAAGAGGGTGCACCTACCGGACGTATCATGAACTCCTGGAACGCAATGGGCGCATCGGAGTGGGAGCCGCCGTTGATGATGTTCATCATGGGAACCGGCAGCGTCTTGGCATTCACCCCGCCGATATAACGGTAGAGCGGCATGCCGAGCAGGTCTGCCGCCGCACGCGCACAAGCAAGCGAAACACCGAGTATCGCATTGGCCCCGAGATTGCTTTTGGTAGGAGTCCCGTCGAGTTGAAGCATCGTCTTATCGATACCTACCTGGTCGGTAACCTCCATTCCGATAATTTCCGGAGCAATCACATCGTTTACATTGGCCACGGCTTTCAGCACGCCCTTACCCAGGTAACGCCCCTT
Proteins encoded:
- the rpoC gene encoding DNA-directed RNA polymerase subunit beta'; this translates as MPIKKENKTSNFSKISIGLASPEEILENSSGEVLKPETINYRTYKPERDGLFCERIFGPVKDFECHCGKYKRIRYKGIVCDRCGVEVTEKKVRRERMGHISLVVPVVHIWYFRSLPSKIGYLLGIPTKMLDAVIYYERYIVVQPGAAAELGVSEKDLLAEKEYLDILAQLPKGNAQLDDDDPNKFIALMGAEAIDLMLRRLDLDTLSYSLRHKASTETSQQRKAEALKRLHIIEAFRESREINKPEWMVLKVIPVIPPELRPLVPLDGGRFATSDLNDLYRRVIIRNNRLKRLIEIKAPEVILRNEKRMLQEAVDSLFDNSRKNNAVKTESNRPLKSLSDSLKGKQGRFRQNLLGKRVDYSARSVIVVGPELKMHEMGIPKDMAAELYKPFIIRKLIERGIVKTVKSAKKIIDRKDPVIWDILENVIKGHPVLMNRAPTLHRLGIQAFQPKLIEGKALQLHPLACTAFNADFDGDQMAVHLPLGNAAILEAQILMLGSHNILNPANGAPITVPSQDMVLGLYYITKSRPGAKGEGLVFYGPEEAIIAYNEGRADLHAKVSVMVDTVDEEGNPKRELIKETTIGRILFNQVVPKEVGYINTLLKKKNLRDIIGVIMKKAGADKAAVFLDDIKALGYQMAFKGGLSFNLDAVLIPKEKEQLVREGYEKVDEVYESYNMGFITNNERYNQVIDIWTRVNSELTETVSRQLEADMEGFNPVFMMLDSGARGSREQIRQLSGMRGLMAKPQKSGAEGGQVIENPILSNFKEGLSVLEYFISTHGARKGLADTALKTADAGYLTRRLVDVANDVIVNEEDCGTLRGLTATATKRNEAVVQTLYEKILGRVALTDVIHPLTGDIIVRAGEEITEEAAEIIEKSPIEQVEIRSALTCESRHGVCAKCYGRNLSTGRMVQKGEAVGVIAAQSIGEPGTQLTLRTFHVGGVASGSAVDNQVVARYGGRLEIDDLKVIKHKDKDGETVNIVVSRLSEMRIVDNHTDIVLYTHNLPYGSHLFKFDGDEIQNGDVICEWDPFNAVIISEHDGKIAFDNIIEGVTYRDESDEQTGLREKVIIESRDKTKNPVIRILDNEGNEVKQYNLPVGAHIVVKENAKIKAGDTLIKIPRAFGKAGDITGGLPRVTELFEARNPSNPAIVSEIDGEVSFGKIKRGNREIIITSKGGDIRRYLVPLSRQILVQENDYVKAGMPLSDGAITPSDILAIQGPTKVQEYIVNEVQEVYRGQGVKINDKHFEIIVRQMMNKVQIQDPGDTRFLEEQIVDKWEFMEENDSLYDKVVVTDAGDSQNVQPGMIISMRKLRDENSILKRKDQKLVEVRDIVPATSSQILQGITRAALQTSSFMSAASFQETTKVLNEAAIHGKVDPLENLKENVICGHLIPAGTGVRDWDHILVGSQKEYEAMAENAEAK
- the eno gene encoding phosphopyruvate hydratase; this encodes MSEIVSVHAREIIDSRGNPTVEVEVTTASGAFGRAAVPSGASTGEHEALELRDGDKGRYLGKGVLKAVANVNDVIAPEIIGMEVTDQVGIDKTMLQLDGTPTKSNLGANAILGVSLACARAAADLLGMPLYRYIGGVNAKTLPVPMMNIINGGSHSDAPIAFQEFMIRPVGAPSFREGLRMGSEVFHNLKKVLHERGLSTAVGDEGGFAPALNGTEDAIESIIEAIKRAGYKPGRKEDGGDVAIAMDCASSEFYADGIYDYTKFEGAKGAKRTSAEQVAYLEELVAKYPIDSIEDGMSENDWEGWQLLTAKLGGRCQLVGDDLFVTNVEFLKKGIEMGCANSILIKVNQIGTLTETMDAIEMAHRAGYTSVTSHRSGETEDATIADIAVATNSGQIKTGSMSRSDRMAKYNQLLRIEEELGDEAVYGYAKIYRK